The following DNA comes from Picosynechococcus sp. PCC 7003.
ACTTCCGTCAATTCAGAGCTTTCCTTCTCCGCAAAATCTCCCTGTTCTAGCACCAAGACTTTTTTGCCTGCATCCGCCAGCTTCCGGGCGATTGTGCCACCGCCAGCCCCCGTCCCAACCACGATTACGTCATAAATTTGGTCATCAATAATCATTACTTACACACCACTCTGTCTATAAATTTTTGTCGGGAGAGAAGATTAAAAGAAAAATCGGCGATCGCCCCCATAATTTTCCGAATTATTTACATCAACTACTGCCAGAGATAAATCAGTCCAAACAAAACAATCCAAATCACATCCACAAAGTGCCAAAACCAGGACGTTGCCTCCACACCATACTGTCCGCCCGCATAATTATTCGGCAGAAAAGAGCGCCCCAACATTACCCCTTGTAGCAAAACTCCCGTGAATACATGCAGTCCGTGAAACCCGGTCAGAAGATAGAAAATCCCCCCATAGACCCCCGACGTAAACCCAAATTCGAGACTCTGCCATTCCACCGCCTGACCATAGAGAAAATAGCTCCCCATTGCCATCGTGAGCAGCCAGAAAAAACGGAACCCCCAGAGATTTTCTTTGTGCAAAAAACGTTCTGCCAAATAAATCACCCCGCTACTAGAAACCAGCACCACCGTATTCATCGCCGGATCATGAATCTCTAAACCCTCTACCCCAGGGGGTAACCAATTCGTTGCCGAGAGTTTATAGACGATATAGCCCACAAAAAAGCTGATAAAAATCACACTTTCCGAGAACAAAAAGACAACAAAGCCGAACAGACGATGATCCTCTTCCTCTTGTCCGTGACTCGGTGCCGATACTGGGGTTTCATTAATAGCAGTCATAACAATAATTGGCAGTAAATTGCAGTCTAAAAAAGTGATGGTGATTTCAATTTATCGTCATTTCAAGTAGTGATGAAACGATTGAGAAGATCAAGTCCCCCTTATTAAGGGGGATTTAGGGGGATCCAAACTCTCAGACTCAATTGATATAACGATAATTTGAGAGTTTTTAAATACCCTAATCCCCTGAGTTTG
Coding sequences within:
- a CDS encoding heme-copper oxidase subunit III, with product MTAINETPVSAPSHGQEEEDHRLFGFVVFLFSESVIFISFFVGYIVYKLSATNWLPPGVEGLEIHDPAMNTVVLVSSSGVIYLAERFLHKENLWGFRFFWLLTMAMGSYFLYGQAVEWQSLEFGFTSGVYGGIFYLLTGFHGLHVFTGVLLQGVMLGRSFLPNNYAGGQYGVEATSWFWHFVDVIWIVLFGLIYLWQ